One stretch of Streptomyces sp. MMBL 11-1 DNA includes these proteins:
- a CDS encoding GNAT family N-acetyltransferase has translation MIENIRIAGDEHDAEGERELSWRAKTVGLAALDIDDAELMHSWRSDPVAAHQIGIWPRSLTAVRERIERDVEDDDRDDFLILLPGGTPVGYVALISQNIVNGTAQVELMLAARHRGHGHGTAALDAVVDLAFGELPMFRLTAETHTANAPALAVLAKSGFTQEGISRAACLHRGRRHDLAVFSLLRPEWEELNRPRAWDA, from the coding sequence ATGATCGAAAACATCAGGATTGCAGGCGACGAGCATGACGCAGAGGGCGAAAGGGAGCTTTCCTGGCGGGCCAAGACCGTCGGCCTCGCAGCGCTCGACATAGACGACGCCGAGCTCATGCACAGCTGGAGATCCGACCCCGTAGCCGCCCACCAAATAGGTATCTGGCCACGCTCACTCACCGCCGTGCGCGAGCGCATCGAGCGCGACGTCGAGGACGACGATCGAGACGACTTCCTCATCCTCCTTCCCGGCGGCACCCCTGTCGGCTACGTCGCCCTGATCAGCCAGAACATCGTCAATGGCACAGCCCAAGTCGAGCTGATGCTCGCTGCTCGACATCGAGGACACGGCCACGGCACCGCCGCCCTCGACGCCGTGGTGGACCTAGCCTTCGGTGAACTCCCCATGTTCCGGCTCACGGCGGAAACGCACACCGCCAACGCCCCCGCGCTCGCCGTCCTTGCCAAGTCCGGCTTCACCCAGGAAGGGATCAGCCGCGCCGCCTGCCTCCACCGCGGCCGCCGCCACGACCTCGCCGTGTTCTCGCTACTCCGCCCCGAGTGGGAAGAACTGAACCGTCCTCGCGCCTGGGACGCCTGA
- a CDS encoding IS5 family transposase (programmed frameshift), producing MWDRIEPLIPADPVRGRRWADHRRTLEAIAWKYRTCSPWRDLPEELGPFQTAHKRLIRWAMDGTWSRVLTALLAVADADDEVGWTVSVDSTVCRAHQHSAGARKRGRPDRSEPEDHALGRSRGGLSTKVHLASDSRARPLSIHVTAGQAGDAPAFEAVMAGIRIPRSGVGRPRTRPTVVLADRAYSSRAIRGHLRCRGIRAIIPQPADQVGHRLRRGRAGGRPPGFDAETYKERNTVERCIARLKQWRGLAMRTDKLAIAYQAALHLAAILIWARR from the exons ATGTGGGACCGGATCGAGCCGCTGATACCAGCCGATCCGGTCCGCGGACGACGGTGGGCCGACCACCGCCGGACCCTGGAAGCCATCGCGTGGAAGTACCGCACCTGCTCACCTTGGCGCGACCTGCCAGAAGAGCTCGGACCCTTTCAGACCGCGCACAAGCGCCTGATCAGGTGGGCCATGGACGGAACCTGGTCACGGGTCCTGACGGCGTTACTTGCCGTGGCGGATGCCGATGACGAGGTCGGCTGGACGGTCTCGGTGGACTCCACCGTCTGCCGGGCGCACCAACATTCCGCCGGAGCCAGGAAAAGGGGGCGCC CGGATCGGTCTGAGCCCGAGGACCACGCCCTCGGACGCTCCCGTGGTGGCTTGAGCACGAAGGTTCACCTGGCCAGTGACAGCCGGGCACGACCTCTGTCTATCCATGTCACTGCGGGCCAGGCCGGTGACGCGCCGGCCTTCGAGGCGGTCATGGCCGGAATCCGGATTCCACGAAGCGGGGTCGGCAGACCAAGAACCCGGCCTACGGTTGTCCTCGCTGATCGCGCCTATTCTTCCCGCGCGATCCGTGGGCATCTTCGTTGCCGAGGTATCCGGGCCATCATTCCGCAGCCCGCGGACCAGGTCGGCCACCGCCTACGCCGAGGCCGCGCCGGAGGTCGCCCGCCTGGCTTCGACGCCGAGACATACAAGGAGCGCAACACCGTTGAACGGTGCATCGCCCGACTCAAGCAGTGGCGCGGCCTGGCCATGCGAACCGACAAGCTTGCCATCGCGTATCAGGCTGCACTCCACCTGGCTGCCATCCTTATCTGGGCTCGTCGCTGA
- a CDS encoding LacI family DNA-binding transcriptional regulator, with protein MTDDQRSAAAPTLEDVARAAGVSRATVSRVVNGVRNVDPVIQEAVRQAVSVTGYTPNRAARSLVTRRAGSIALVVSGAGAEPEATRGDSGTGGPKGPDGGSGDSGSFTAQVFADPFFGRVVTGVVDSLRPRGMHPVLMFAETSRAREEVVAYLRQGSADGALVVSTHAEDPLPALIAEARLAAVLFARPARPVPVSYVDLAHQDGARLAAEHLLGRGCRRIATISGPLDVPAGEARMTGFRDTLARHGYPYIPIAEGQFTQTSGESAMERLLAEHPDLDGVFAANDLMALGACHVLRGHGRSIPGDVAVVGFDDSSAALACRPPLTTVRQPVEQMAAEMTRLLLDRLARPDAPVTSVIFEPELVVRGSA; from the coding sequence ATGACGGATGATCAGCGGTCGGCCGCAGCTCCCACCCTGGAGGACGTGGCGCGGGCGGCCGGCGTCTCGCGCGCCACCGTCTCCCGGGTCGTCAACGGGGTGCGCAATGTGGACCCGGTGATCCAGGAGGCCGTACGGCAGGCGGTCTCCGTGACGGGCTACACGCCCAACCGGGCGGCCAGGTCCCTGGTGACCCGGCGGGCCGGCTCCATCGCCCTGGTGGTGTCGGGCGCGGGTGCCGAACCGGAGGCGACCCGCGGGGATTCGGGCACCGGGGGGCCTAAGGGCCCGGACGGGGGCAGCGGGGACTCCGGCTCGTTCACCGCGCAGGTGTTCGCCGACCCGTTCTTCGGCCGGGTGGTGACCGGGGTGGTCGACTCTCTGCGTCCGCGCGGGATGCACCCCGTGCTGATGTTCGCGGAGACCTCACGGGCCCGGGAGGAGGTGGTGGCGTATCTGCGGCAGGGCAGCGCGGACGGGGCCCTGGTCGTCTCGACGCACGCCGAGGACCCCCTGCCCGCCCTGATCGCGGAGGCCCGCCTGGCCGCCGTCCTGTTCGCACGCCCCGCGCGGCCGGTCCCGGTCAGCTATGTCGACCTCGCGCACCAGGACGGGGCCCGGCTGGCGGCCGAACACCTCCTGGGCCGGGGCTGCCGCCGGATCGCGACGATCAGCGGCCCGCTGGACGTACCGGCGGGCGAGGCCCGCATGACGGGCTTCCGGGACACCCTCGCCCGCCACGGGTACCCGTACATCCCCATCGCGGAGGGGCAGTTCACCCAGACGAGCGGGGAGTCGGCGATGGAGCGGCTGCTGGCGGAGCATCCGGACCTGGACGGGGTCTTCGCCGCCAACGACCTGATGGCCCTGGGCGCCTGCCACGTCCTGCGGGGGCACGGCCGCTCGATTCCGGGAGACGTGGCAGTAGTGGGCTTCGACGACAGCAGCGCGGCCCTGGCCTGCCGTCCGCCGCTCACCACGGTCCGCCAGCCGGTGGAGCAGATGGCCGCCGAGATGACGCGCCTGCTGCTGGACCGGCTGGCCCGGCCGGACGCCCCGGTGACCTCCGTGATCTTCGAACCGGAGCTGGTGGTACGGGGTTCGGCCTGA
- a CDS encoding carbohydrate ABC transporter permease, with protein sequence MTATATTDPEVDKSTGKRMSRGMSRGTGGARRRLPRIPDRIRQGGLPYLLLLPAVLLELLIHIIPMVIGIVMSFRQLTQFFISNWGAAPWTGLDNYKIAVDFDAPIGEALLHSFLVTCVFTFFSVGLAWLFGVTAAILLQENFRGRGFLRAVFLVPYALPVYAAVITWAFMFQRDNGLINHVLHDQLGITDEPSFWLIGDNSIYTLIIVSVWKGWPFAFLMLMAGLQNIPRELYEAASIDGAGIWQQIRRITLPSLRPVNQVLVLVLFLWTFNDFNTPYVLFGKSAPESADLISIHIYQSSFVTWNFGTGSAMSVLLLLFLLVVTAVYLFLTSRGRKGADV encoded by the coding sequence ATGACCGCCACCGCCACCACGGACCCCGAGGTCGACAAGTCGACCGGTAAGCGCATGAGCCGGGGCATGAGCCGGGGCACGGGGGGTGCGCGCAGGAGACTGCCGCGCATCCCCGACCGGATCCGCCAAGGAGGGCTGCCCTACCTCTTGCTCCTGCCCGCAGTCCTGCTCGAACTCCTCATCCACATCATCCCGATGGTCATCGGGATCGTGATGAGCTTCCGGCAGCTCACGCAGTTCTTCATCAGCAACTGGGGCGCGGCGCCCTGGACCGGCCTCGACAACTACAAGATCGCCGTCGACTTCGACGCGCCGATCGGTGAGGCCCTGCTCCACTCGTTCCTCGTCACCTGCGTGTTCACGTTCTTCTCCGTCGGGCTCGCCTGGCTGTTCGGCGTCACCGCGGCGATCCTGCTCCAGGAGAACTTCCGCGGCCGAGGTTTCCTCCGCGCCGTCTTCCTCGTCCCGTACGCCCTGCCCGTCTACGCGGCCGTCATCACCTGGGCGTTCATGTTCCAGCGGGACAACGGGCTGATCAACCACGTCCTGCACGACCAGCTCGGCATCACCGACGAACCGTCCTTCTGGCTGATCGGCGACAACAGCATCTACACCCTGATCATCGTCTCGGTGTGGAAGGGCTGGCCGTTCGCCTTCCTCATGCTGATGGCCGGGCTCCAGAACATCCCGCGCGAGCTGTACGAGGCCGCCTCGATCGACGGCGCCGGCATCTGGCAGCAGATACGCCGGATCACGCTGCCCTCGCTGCGCCCGGTCAACCAGGTGCTGGTCCTCGTGCTCTTCCTGTGGACCTTCAACGACTTCAACACCCCGTACGTCCTGTTCGGGAAATCGGCCCCGGAAAGCGCCGACCTGATCTCGATCCACATCTACCAGTCGTCGTTCGTCACCTGGAACTTCGGCACCGGATCCGCGATGTCGGTCCTGCTGCTGCTCTTCCTGCTGGTCGTGACGGCCGTCTACCTGTTCCTCACCTCGCGCGGAAGGAAGGGCGCCGATGTCTAG
- a CDS encoding ROK family transcriptional regulator: MAERNRRTVRDLRRGNRARVLQRLYFDGPLSRQELGPVTGLSSGSVSNVVAELSAEGLLEEAGVVDSDGGRPRTLLRVAPGGGLLVGIDIGETRVRVELFDLSLTELARTERLLAQHGYDVDRIVAHVRTGVADVLRDAGADPRRLLGIGIGVPGIIERDGPEGPDGTRGAVVHGQTIGWRAVPFEQLLREAVDVPPEVPLFIDNGAKTLGQAEMWFGGGRGAGAAAIALIGSGVGACVDHGDILDEDRMSLALEWGHTTVQLRGRRCRCGSLGCLEAYAGAEALRERWHEAGGPLPEDADDETALAALLAAAYPVRGGPAPDPVALSLLDETAACLGAALADLINLFLPERILIGGWAGLLIGPRLLPDIRRYANEYALRHAAARTTIEMGRLGPDAVTVGAATLPLADFLTRGGSRPGPGGAGAPPRTAVEAVRERHRTSTK; encoded by the coding sequence ATGGCCGAGCGCAACAGACGGACCGTGCGTGACCTGCGGCGGGGCAACCGGGCGAGGGTATTGCAACGGTTGTATTTCGACGGCCCGCTGAGCCGCCAGGAGCTCGGACCGGTCACAGGCCTCAGTTCCGGATCCGTCAGCAACGTCGTCGCGGAACTGTCCGCCGAGGGCCTGCTGGAGGAGGCCGGTGTCGTCGACTCGGACGGTGGCCGCCCCCGTACGCTGCTGCGCGTCGCCCCTGGTGGCGGGCTGCTCGTCGGCATCGACATCGGCGAGACCCGGGTCCGCGTCGAGCTGTTCGACCTCTCCCTGACCGAACTGGCCCGCACCGAACGGCTGCTGGCCCAGCACGGTTACGACGTCGACCGCATCGTCGCCCACGTCCGCACCGGCGTCGCGGACGTGCTGCGCGACGCGGGCGCCGACCCCCGCCGACTGCTCGGCATCGGCATCGGGGTCCCCGGCATCATCGAGCGCGACGGACCCGAAGGGCCCGACGGCACACGCGGCGCGGTGGTCCACGGCCAGACCATCGGCTGGCGCGCGGTCCCCTTCGAACAGCTCCTGCGCGAAGCGGTCGACGTGCCGCCCGAGGTGCCGCTGTTCATCGACAACGGCGCCAAGACGCTCGGCCAGGCCGAGATGTGGTTCGGCGGCGGCCGGGGCGCGGGCGCCGCCGCCATCGCCCTCATCGGCTCGGGCGTGGGCGCCTGCGTCGACCACGGCGACATCCTCGACGAGGACCGCATGAGCCTCGCCCTCGAATGGGGCCACACCACCGTCCAGTTGCGCGGCCGCCGGTGCCGTTGCGGTTCCCTCGGCTGTCTGGAGGCGTACGCCGGCGCGGAAGCCCTGCGCGAGCGCTGGCACGAGGCGGGCGGCCCGCTGCCCGAGGACGCCGACGACGAGACGGCGCTGGCCGCCCTGCTCGCCGCCGCCTACCCGGTACGCGGTGGCCCGGCCCCGGACCCGGTGGCGCTCTCGCTGCTCGACGAGACGGCAGCATGCCTCGGTGCGGCCCTCGCCGATCTGATCAACCTCTTCCTGCCCGAACGGATCCTGATCGGCGGCTGGGCGGGCCTGCTCATCGGTCCCCGCCTGCTGCCCGACATCCGCCGGTACGCGAACGAGTACGCCCTGCGCCACGCGGCCGCCCGCACCACCATCGAGATGGGCCGCCTCGGCCCGGACGCGGTCACCGTGGGCGCGGCGACGCTCCCGCTCGCCGACTTCCTCACCCGGGGCGGCAGCCGTCCCGGGCCGGGCGGCGCCGGAGCGCCGCCCCGTACGGCCGTGGAGGCGGTCCGGGAACGTCACCGCACCTCGACGAAGTGA
- a CDS encoding transglycosylase family protein, producing MAANGRHRRYQPSRINRASLTVTAGGAGLALPLITAASAGAAPVEVWEKVAACESSGDWTVNTGNGHYGGLQFSGSTWAAFGGTRYAPRADLATRDQQIDIAEKVLDGQGPGAWPTCSVRAGLTRGGDAPGAAPEAGTDTQSVASRTVRATAPRSAPPRQPQTRPAEATPTHVPGKRDSYTVASGDSLSGIASAQRVRGGWQSLYAANRTVVGDDPDLILPGQRLSLDRSREAKAGEGKNPGQPVRRAAPKPPAATPGAKKADQRKAEPKKEAPEQRAPKKEAPKRAAPKKEAPKKEAPRKAAPQKERSAPERAVKHSGFSAPVSAGTGTPYRQAGGWSSGYHTGVDFPVPTGTSVKSVAPGRVVSAGWAGAYGYEVVVRHNDGKYSQYAHLSALHVRAGQSVSGGQRIARSGSTGNSTGPHLHFEIRTGPGYGSDVDPLAYLRAGGVRV from the coding sequence ATGGCCGCGAACGGACGGCACCGCAGATACCAGCCGAGCCGGATCAACCGCGCCTCGCTCACGGTGACGGCGGGCGGCGCGGGCCTGGCGCTCCCCCTGATCACCGCGGCGTCGGCGGGGGCCGCACCGGTCGAGGTCTGGGAGAAGGTCGCCGCCTGCGAGTCCAGCGGCGATTGGACCGTCAACACGGGCAACGGCCATTACGGCGGCCTGCAGTTCAGCGGCTCCACCTGGGCGGCCTTCGGCGGCACGCGGTATGCGCCGCGCGCCGACCTGGCCACCCGTGACCAGCAGATCGACATCGCCGAGAAGGTGCTGGACGGCCAGGGCCCCGGCGCCTGGCCCACCTGTTCCGTGCGTGCCGGGCTCACCCGGGGCGGGGACGCGCCCGGGGCCGCCCCGGAGGCGGGGACCGACACGCAGAGCGTGGCGAGCAGGACCGTCCGGGCCACGGCGCCTCGGAGCGCGCCGCCCCGGCAGCCGCAGACCCGTCCCGCCGAGGCGACCCCCACCCACGTGCCGGGCAAACGCGACTCGTACACCGTCGCGAGCGGCGACTCCCTCTCCGGGATCGCGTCCGCCCAGCGGGTGCGCGGCGGTTGGCAGAGCCTCTACGCGGCCAACCGCACCGTCGTCGGGGACGACCCGGACCTGATCCTCCCCGGGCAGCGGCTGAGCCTCGACCGGAGCCGGGAGGCGAAGGCGGGGGAGGGGAAGAATCCGGGACAGCCCGTGCGCAGGGCGGCCCCGAAGCCCCCGGCGGCGACGCCCGGGGCGAAGAAGGCGGATCAGCGCAAGGCCGAACCCAAGAAGGAAGCCCCCGAACAGCGGGCCCCGAAGAAGGAAGCGCCGAAGAGAGCCGCTCCGAAGAAGGAAGCTCCGAAGAAGGAGGCGCCGAGGAAGGCAGCTCCCCAGAAGGAGCGTTCCGCTCCGGAGCGCGCCGTGAAGCACTCCGGCTTCAGCGCCCCGGTGTCGGCCGGCACCGGCACTCCCTACCGGCAGGCCGGCGGCTGGTCCAGCGGCTATCACACCGGGGTGGACTTCCCCGTGCCCACCGGGACATCGGTGAAGTCGGTGGCTCCGGGCCGCGTCGTCTCGGCCGGCTGGGCCGGAGCGTACGGCTACGAGGTCGTCGTCCGGCACAACGACGGCAAGTACAGCCAGTACGCCCACCTCTCCGCGCTCCACGTGCGCGCGGGTCAGTCGGTCTCCGGCGGGCAGCGCATCGCCCGCTCCGGCTCCACGGGCAACAGCACGGGCCCGCACCTGCACTTCGAGATCCGTACGGGCCCCGGCTACGGCTCGGACGTCGACCCGCTCGCCTACCTCCGGGCGGGCGGCGTCAGGGTCTGA
- a CDS encoding GH1 family beta-glucosidase — MSDLNALPADFTWGVATAAYQIEGAVTEDGRSPSIWDTFSHTPGTIDNGDTGDVACDHYHRAPEDIGLIKQLGADAYRFSIAWPRVVPGGDGPVNKAGLDFYDRLVDGLLEAGVTPFATLYHWDLPQTLQDRGGWTVRETSEHFAAYASHVVERLGDRVKDWATLNEPLCSAWIGHLEGRMAPGLTDLTAAVRASYHLHLGHGLAVRAIRAASSDARVGIVNNLSPIEPASASEPDLAAARRADGHINRWWLDPVLGRGYPQDMVELYGVELPERPGDLETIAAPLDWLGLNYYFRQIVTADPDGPAPHAKQVPVPGARLTHMDWEVHAAGLERLLLRLTGEYGVQRIYVTENGSAYEDVVAADGSVHDPERVRYLEEHLAACARAVGKGAPLAGYFAWSLMDNFEWAYGYDKRFGLVHVDYATQRRTVKSSGRRYAELVREHAERSGRAAA, encoded by the coding sequence GTGTCCGATCTCAACGCCCTCCCGGCCGACTTCACCTGGGGCGTCGCCACCGCCGCGTACCAGATCGAGGGAGCCGTGACCGAGGACGGCCGCTCCCCATCGATCTGGGACACGTTCTCGCACACCCCCGGCACGATCGACAACGGCGACACGGGCGACGTCGCCTGCGACCACTACCACCGGGCCCCCGAGGACATCGGCCTGATCAAGCAGCTCGGCGCGGACGCCTACCGCTTCTCGATCGCCTGGCCGCGCGTCGTGCCCGGCGGCGACGGGCCGGTCAACAAGGCGGGCCTGGACTTCTACGACCGGCTCGTGGACGGCCTCCTGGAGGCCGGCGTCACCCCCTTCGCCACCCTCTACCACTGGGACCTGCCACAGACGCTCCAGGACCGGGGCGGCTGGACCGTACGCGAGACCTCGGAGCACTTCGCGGCGTACGCCTCCCACGTGGTGGAGCGCCTCGGGGACCGGGTCAAGGACTGGGCGACGCTGAACGAGCCGCTGTGTTCGGCCTGGATCGGACACCTGGAGGGCCGGATGGCGCCGGGTCTCACCGACCTGACCGCCGCCGTCCGGGCCTCCTACCACCTGCACCTGGGCCATGGCCTTGCCGTACGGGCGATCCGGGCTGCCTCGTCGGACGCCCGGGTCGGCATCGTCAACAACCTCAGCCCGATCGAACCGGCGAGCGCGAGCGAGCCCGACCTCGCCGCCGCCCGCCGCGCCGACGGCCACATCAACCGCTGGTGGCTGGACCCGGTCCTGGGCCGCGGCTACCCGCAGGACATGGTGGAGCTGTACGGGGTCGAACTCCCGGAGCGGCCGGGCGACCTGGAAACGATCGCCGCACCCCTCGACTGGCTGGGGCTGAACTACTACTTCCGGCAGATCGTCACCGCCGACCCCGACGGGCCCGCACCGCACGCCAAGCAAGTCCCCGTCCCCGGCGCGCGGCTCACGCACATGGACTGGGAGGTCCACGCCGCGGGCCTGGAGCGGCTGCTGCTGCGCCTGACCGGGGAGTACGGCGTCCAGCGGATCTACGTCACCGAGAACGGCTCGGCGTACGAGGACGTCGTCGCGGCGGACGGCTCGGTCCACGACCCCGAGCGCGTCCGGTACCTGGAGGAGCACCTGGCCGCCTGCGCCCGCGCGGTCGGCAAGGGAGCCCCGCTGGCCGGGTACTTCGCCTGGTCGCTGATGGACAACTTCGAGTGGGCGTACGGCTACGACAAGCGGTTCGGCCTGGTCCACGTGGACTACGCGACCCAGCGCCGTACGGTCAAGAGCAGCGGCCGCCGGTACGCGGAGCTGGTCCGGGAGCACGCGGAGCGCAGCGGCCGGGCGGCCGCCTGA
- a CDS encoding carbohydrate ABC transporter permease produces the protein MSSLTRPTRTTRSPMAAPQSFLWTRRIVLTLLAGFVLLPVYVMVSSSLKPLQDVSGKFQWFPSTLTIRPYFDIWETVPLAKYFVNSLIVAGSATVLSVTIAVFSAYAVSRYRFRGKRLFTVTVLSTQMFPGILFLLPLFLIFVNIGNSTGVALYGSRGGLILTYLTFSLPFSIWMLIGYFDSIPRDLDEAALVDGCGPVRALFQVVVPAAVPGIVAVSVYSFMTAWGEVLFASVMTNDATRTLSVGLQGYATQNDVYWNQVMAASLVVSVPIVVGFLLLQRYLVAGLTAGAVK, from the coding sequence ATGTCTAGCCTCACGCGGCCGACCCGCACCACCCGCTCGCCGATGGCCGCGCCGCAGTCCTTCCTCTGGACCCGCCGCATCGTCCTGACCCTGCTCGCCGGCTTCGTCCTGCTGCCCGTCTACGTGATGGTCAGCAGCTCGCTGAAGCCGCTCCAGGACGTGTCGGGGAAGTTCCAGTGGTTCCCGTCCACGCTGACGATCCGGCCGTACTTCGACATCTGGGAGACCGTCCCGCTCGCCAAGTACTTCGTCAACTCGCTGATCGTGGCGGGCTCGGCGACGGTGCTGTCGGTGACGATCGCGGTGTTCTCCGCCTACGCGGTGAGCCGCTACCGGTTCCGGGGCAAGAGGCTCTTCACCGTCACGGTGCTGTCCACACAGATGTTCCCCGGGATCCTCTTCCTGCTCCCGCTGTTCCTCATCTTCGTCAACATCGGCAACAGCACCGGCGTCGCCCTGTACGGCTCGCGCGGCGGGCTCATCCTCACGTACCTCACGTTCTCGCTGCCGTTCTCCATCTGGATGCTGATCGGGTACTTCGACTCCATCCCCAGGGACCTGGACGAAGCGGCCCTGGTCGACGGGTGCGGACCCGTCCGCGCCCTCTTCCAGGTCGTCGTGCCGGCCGCCGTGCCCGGGATCGTCGCCGTGTCCGTCTACTCCTTCATGACGGCCTGGGGCGAAGTGCTCTTCGCCTCCGTCATGACGAACGACGCCACCCGGACCCTCTCCGTCGGCCTGCAGGGTTACGCCACGCAGAACGACGTGTACTGGAACCAGGTCATGGCCGCGTCGCTCGTCGTCAGTGTCCCGATCGTCGTCGGGTTCCTGCTCCTCCAGCGCTATCTGGTCGCCGGCCTCACCGCGGGAGCCGTGAAGTGA
- a CDS encoding ABC transporter substrate-binding protein: protein MRHVRAASAATLALAIAVVATGCGGGTTSGGSNESPKTLTYWASNQGPSIEADKKILTPELKKFEKETGIKVKLEVVPWADLLNRILAATSSGQGPDVLNIGNTWSASLQATGALLPWDEKNFEAIGGRDRFVDSAVASAGKEGEPPAAVPLYSLAYALYYNKKMFAEAGIEKPPATWDELVAAGKKISKDGKWGLGAEGGNLSNNIHQTFVLGQQHGADFFDEDGKADFTSDGAVAAVKQYIDFMAKDKIIAPGNAEYAQNQSLTDFAKGKTAMVLWQAAASTFAAQGMQPEDWGAAPVPVPSGAPGAGKQTNSMVAGINMAVFKNTKNIDGAKKFVKFMTSDAEQKLLNKTYGSIPPVKAAQADEAFGAPDLKVLRDTLATSAAPLPQVPNESQFETAVGTAVKELWADAAAGRPVTEESVRARLEKAQQTMQQ from the coding sequence ATGCGTCATGTCAGAGCCGCAAGCGCCGCCACCCTCGCCCTCGCCATCGCCGTGGTCGCCACCGGCTGCGGCGGCGGAACGACCTCGGGCGGCAGCAACGAGTCGCCGAAGACCCTCACCTACTGGGCGTCCAACCAGGGCCCCAGCATCGAGGCGGACAAGAAGATCCTCACTCCCGAGCTGAAGAAGTTCGAGAAGGAGACCGGGATCAAGGTGAAGCTGGAGGTCGTGCCGTGGGCCGACCTGCTGAACCGGATCCTCGCCGCCACCAGCTCCGGCCAGGGCCCGGACGTGCTGAACATCGGCAACACCTGGTCGGCCTCGCTCCAGGCGACCGGCGCGCTCCTGCCGTGGGACGAGAAGAACTTCGAGGCGATCGGCGGCCGGGACCGCTTCGTCGACTCGGCGGTCGCCTCGGCCGGCAAGGAGGGCGAGCCGCCCGCCGCCGTGCCGCTGTACTCGCTGGCGTACGCCCTTTACTACAATAAGAAGATGTTCGCCGAGGCGGGCATCGAGAAGCCGCCCGCCACCTGGGACGAGCTGGTCGCGGCCGGCAAGAAGATATCCAAGGACGGCAAGTGGGGCCTGGGCGCCGAGGGCGGCAACCTCTCCAACAACATCCACCAGACCTTCGTCCTCGGTCAGCAGCACGGCGCCGACTTCTTCGACGAGGACGGCAAGGCGGACTTCACCTCCGACGGCGCGGTCGCGGCGGTGAAGCAGTACATCGACTTCATGGCCAAGGACAAGATCATCGCTCCCGGCAACGCGGAGTACGCCCAGAACCAGTCGCTCACCGACTTCGCCAAGGGGAAGACGGCCATGGTGCTGTGGCAGGCCGCCGCGTCCACCTTCGCCGCCCAGGGCATGCAGCCCGAGGACTGGGGCGCGGCCCCGGTGCCGGTCCCCTCGGGCGCACCGGGTGCGGGCAAGCAGACCAACTCCATGGTCGCGGGCATCAACATGGCCGTCTTCAAGAACACCAAGAACATCGACGGCGCGAAGAAGTTCGTGAAGTTCATGACCAGCGACGCCGAGCAGAAGCTGCTCAACAAGACCTACGGATCGATCCCGCCGGTCAAGGCCGCACAGGCCGACGAGGCCTTCGGGGCCCCCGACCTCAAGGTCCTCCGCGACACTCTCGCCACCAGCGCCGCCCCGCTCCCCCAGGTCCCGAACGAGTCGCAGTTCGAGACGGCTGTGGGAACAGCCGTCAAGGAACTGTGGGCGGACGCCGCGGCCGGACGCCCCGTGACCGAGGAATCCGTCAGGGCACGCCTGGAAAAGGCCCAGCAGACGATGCAGCAGTGA